The following proteins are encoded in a genomic region of Palaemon carinicauda isolate YSFRI2023 chromosome 19, ASM3689809v2, whole genome shotgun sequence:
- the LOC137659118 gene encoding golgin subfamily A member 6-like protein 4 — protein sequence MKNKEKLMQVKWQLKERQRMKNKEKIMQIEWQLEERQRMKNKEKLMQVEWQLEERQRMKNKEKLMQVKWQLKERQRMKNKEKIMQIEWQLEERQRMKNKEKLMQVEWQLEETQRMKNKEKLMQVEWQLEERQGVKNKEKLMQVEWQLEERQRLKNKEKLMQVEWQLEERQRMKNKEKLMQVEWQLEETQWMKNKEKLLQVEWQLEERQRIKIKEKLMQVKWQLEERQRMKNKEKLMQVE from the coding sequence atgaagaacaaagaaaaactcatgcaagtaaaaTGGCAGCTAAAAGAGAGACAAAGGATGAAGAACAAGGAAAAAATCATGCAAATAGAATGGCAGCTAGAAGAGAGAcaaaggatgaagaacaaagaaaaactcatgcaagtagaatggcagctagaagagagacaaaggatgaagaacaaagaaaaactcatgcaagtaaaaTGGCAGCTAAAAGAGAGACAAAGGATGAAGAACAAGGAAAAAATCATGCAAATAGAATGGCAGCTAGAAGAGAGAcaaaggatgaagaacaaagaaaaactcatgcaagtagaatggcagctagaagaGACACAAAGAATGAAGAACAaggaaaaactcatgcaagtagaatggcagctagaagaGAGACAAGGggtgaagaataaagaaaaactcatgcaagtagaatggcagctagaagaGAGACAAAggttgaagaacaaagaaaaactcatgcaagtagaatggcagctagaagagagacaaaggatgaagaacaaagaaaaactcatgcaagtagaatggcagctagaagaGACACAATGGATGAAGAACAAGGAAAAACTcttgcaagtagaatggcagctagaagaGAGACAAAGgataaaaatcaaggaaaaactcatgcaagtaaaaTGGCAGCTAGAAGAGAGAcaaaggatgaagaacaaagaaaaactcatgcaagtagaatag
- the LOC137659119 gene encoding pre-mRNA-splicing factor 38B-like: MAARRETKDEEQRKTHASRMAARRETKDEEQRKTHASRMAARRETKDEEQGKTHASRMAAKRETKDEEQGKNHANRMASRRETKDEEQRKTHASRMAARRDTKNEEQGKTHASRMAARRETRGEE; the protein is encoded by the coding sequence atggcagctagaagagagacaaaggatgaagaacaaagaaaaactcatgcgaGTAGAATGGCTGCTAGAAGAGAGACaaaagatgaagaacaaagaaaaactcatgcgagtagaatggcagctagaagaGAGACAAAGGATGAAGAACAAGGAAAAACTCATGCGAGTAGAATGGCAGCTAAAAGAGAGACAAAAGATGAAGAACAAGGAAAAAATCATGCAAATAGAATGGCATCTAGAAGAGAGAcaaaggatgaagaacaaagaaaaactcatgcaagtagaatggcagctagaagaGACACAAAGAATGAAGAACAaggaaaaactcatgcaagtagaatggcagctagaagaGAGACAAGGggtgaagaataa